The Setaria viridis chromosome 9, Setaria_viridis_v4.0, whole genome shotgun sequence sequence ACCTGACACGGCGCCTCATGCCCCACCCGGCGCCATCACACTTCAAGGTGGTGAGCAGGCAGGAGTCGGctaccggcggcagcggcgcctgcTGGGACGCGGCGAAGTCGTAGAGGCAGGGTTTGACGAGCCAGAAGTTGACCTGGTGCACCGCGCCCTCGAGCCCCTCCTCGGCCACCCGGCGGCGCAAGATGCGCGCAGCGTGGTTGCTGCTCATGACGAAGCGTTCGTCGAGCTCCGGCCCGGTGCCTGACGCCGGgtaggaggagaagaagctgcGCAGCGCCTGGAGGGACGGGAATTTCACCGTGACGTCCAGGTTTGTGCACTCGCTCACCTACACACAGGGACATCAGACTATCAGAAAACAAAACCAGATCAAACATGCCAAACGGATCAATAAATCGAGAGCAGCAGCTGAATCCCGGATAGAAAAGCCTCACCTTTACCACCCGTACGGATTTCAGATGGATTGGGGATTTGGGGGCCAACTTCTCGTGGTCGATCTCGTAGAAGGTTCCTGATGAAACCAGATCAATTCACACTAGTGTCAAGTGAGTGCGGCGTGAAGAATAATGGGTGAGTGTGGCAGTGATGCACCATATATATGCCCGGCCGTGCTCACCAGCGTTGTAGGTGGGGGTGTCGACAAAGGTCAGGCTCTGCCTGCTCAGGGGCGACCTGGGTTGGATCCTGGTGTCGTGGTTGGCATCATCCCTGTCATTTCTGCTGCTGTGGTTACTGGTCTTCTTCTTGAAGTAGTACTTGCTCACCTGTGGCTTCTTGTGATGTGCAATGGTCACAGATAACAACAGGTGAGACAACAACCGACATCATTTAACACTACAATACAATACACCACGAGAAATAAAAAAGCGAGACTATACAGAAAGGGAACATTTTGTTCGCTTTCCATATGACAACCAGACAAATTAAATCTACTTTTTGGCATGCAAAAGGTTTGTTAGTTGGTCCAGTTTTGATTCGTGAGCATTTGCTTGTGTACATCTCCGTATATGAATTTCAAAATGATATATCTATATACACACCAGAAAGAATTTACGTATCTAGATAATTATCAAAGTCAACTTGAAATGTTAATTTGCTGACAAGTGAATTAATGGCACAGGGGTAAATTGTGCAACTATCTGGTACTTTATTCAGGACAAAGGTTATATAgttatgctaattgccttaatgGATTCAAACAAACCAATATGTAACACTAATCCATTAGGAGAATCATGAAAGTAACTAGTGAAAAAATCAACAAGGTGACACATCAATCTATGGCTGTATCTCCTAACAACAGTTGTTCAGAGAATATGCATCTTAATTCCCACAAACGATAATTTTAAAAAGTGTTACGTATATATGTAGAATATCAAGTGATCAGTTGCACAAAGGACTCGTACAAAATTTACGGATGCATCTTCCATTGACCAACCAGACCATGAGAATGTAAAAAGTAATATAAAGCCCAACACAACCGGTGTGTTTAATTTGGCAAACTTTATGACATATTTATCTGCACGATTTTCTTTTTAGcggctactccctccgtcccaaattactattcattttagcttttctagatacatagtttttactatacatctagatatatattatgtctaaatacatagcaaaagttatgtaattagaaatgtcaaaataaatagtaatttgggatggagataGTATGTTTCATCATCGGCTACAAAGTGCACGGGTAGAATTAATCAAAGGAGGCAGCTACGGGGAGGGGGCTCCCCCGATAAAGCTCGATCGAGCCCCCGCAGCCCCCACCCGCAGCCTTATCCGCTCGCGCTcgtggagaaaaaaaaaagagagaaggacTATGCTTCCGCCGATcgctagcgccgccgcctcgccggcgtcgtccgctctcctcttctcctcccctccccctcctaaTCCCCATCCCCCTCTCACCTTCTTCCGCACACAtccctcccccaccgccggctccaccgccggccacggCTGGGGGCGACCTCGCCGCCATGCCGCACCGCCCGcctcccacccccgccgcgcgcccccgccCTTCCTAACCACTCCATGCTTCGCCCCTGCCGCCGACCCTTCCCAACCGGACATCCTGCACCGCCCGGCAGCCCGCACCCTCGCCAGCTCGCCTCCGCCGAGTCGGCCGCCACCCACAGCCATCCCTCTAAGGGCGTCGGCCATGGAAGGTCCCCCgaaccccaaaccctaacccgaACCCTAACCCCGCCGACCTCCGCCGTCGGCCGCTCCGCCCACAAGCCTCCCAAGTTGGAGGAGATCGTCGGAAGTGAAGCTAGTTACTTGCTTCATTTGATTTGTTActtttcacttttttttccttttctggcATTCCTCatccgcctcctttcctccgaTTTCCGAATCGAGAGGGCTCTCACGATAAGCTTAAACCAAGAGCCCTCTCAATTTATCTTTCACATTAAACAAAATACTAATAGTTGTTCCATAAATACCAACAGAATTTCTGACTCCCAGTCGCCCTCAGAAAATTACTACTCGGCTACAACTAATGTAAATCATTCCAGATTATACCCGGCCCAGCAAATTGAACATGCATGCTGCAATAAATGAGCTCAGCAAATTTAAATTTAACAAGGTTCATGGAGAATACTAGACCAATTCTAGTTGATGATTAGCAACCTATAGCATGCATGCACCTCTCTTAACTGAACAAGACCACTCTACCAAGCTGGTTAACCTAGCAACTCTGTAGTTCAGAATGCAGAAAAAACTATCACTGACGATAACACATCAACACCGTACTGCTGCGTATCTTGCAAGATCATCAAAGCATGTATCAACCGCATCTCAAATTCTCAAGTACACATCCGGCCGAATCACCCAAAAAGCAAACTAAAGCAGCACACACAATCACACAATATGATATCAGCGTAGCTGACCCGAGCAAGCAGTAGATCAGTGGAAAGCCAAAGTAACAGATCATCAGCGCCAGATAACAGAAGGCAAGCAAAAGGTAATCGGATTGGCAAAAGCCGCTTTATAGTCTCTACGTGTACTGCGACCGTACTGGCCCCACGTACGTACCGGCGAGTTCAGCAGATGGGCCGCGAGCGCAGGAGCCGCCTGCACCGTCTCTGCGTCCATCTGCATCCCCGCCGACCGTCAGAGCTTTGTCtcctgcaaaagcaaaagctaaACCAACCCGTCGATCAAATCAGCACACAGGATAGTTAAAACTTAAAAAGCACCACTGAATCAAGCAAGAATTCCAGAACTAGCTGATCTCATGGCCGGCCGGAAACCTTGTGTTTGATCGAAATCAGAAGAATTTTGCGAAACCCAACCAAATTAAATGCACTAACACGCACGGAAAAATTAAATGAACTAGCACACCAGACTGCATTCTCTCAAACTGGTGGGATCTAGAAATAAATTCGAGAAAATCTTCAAAAACGATAGGCTTGCGATTGCACCAAAAAGATAAGCAAAATCAACGAATTGCCAAACTGAGATCGAACCTGCAAGAGGAAAAGAGGGAGAGAGCGAGCCTCGTCTGGTCAAGCAGCAGCGCATGGTACACTGGCTAGCTAGAGTACGAACCTGCAGCcgcttctgctgctgctagcCGCACGGATCAAAagcgagcgcggcggcctcggAAAGCAGCGACAGGGAAGAGATCGGAAAGGAAAAACTAGCTGCTCTTGCGATCGAACCACGAAGCTTTTTGGCAGTGCCACGGAATCGCGCAGCGCGGTAGGCTTCCTCCTGCCTGCAGCCTCTCGGGCAAAAACCAAACCAACACCACCACCCAGGAGACGATCGAGTAGCAGAaaaacggcaaaaggaatcCCGATTCCCGATGCTCTTCGCATCAACCAGCGCAACCAGCTCGCGCGCCCCGAGATCGAAACGAACCAGATGGAGAAGACGCCCAGATCAAAAATTTAAAACGAAGAACAACGATGAGATCAACCGCAGAAGGCAGAACAccatgcgtgcgtgcgtgcgtgatcAGGCAACTCACCTGTAGTGCTTGTActtgctgctggtggtggtggtgatgcttAATTGACCAACCCCTAATGCTTGCTGCTGCCTACTACGGGATCGGGATGGGATCCGAACTAAGCAAATTAGGCTGAAATGCGGCGAGGAATTAGATATTGGGGAGGAAATTAAATCAAATCGGGTGCTAAAAATTCCGAAATCTACTGGCTATTCGGATCGATCGGCCGGGGGATCGATCCCAAAAGGTGGGGGCTTTGGGGAGGTGAGCTAGTTCATGGGATGTGGTGGATCGGGACGTGGGGCTAGGGTTTTTGCGgctccctcccccggcctcACCTCGCCGATCTCCAGGCCTCGTCCCGGGATTAAATAGCGGCGTGGGGAGGTGCCGTGCAGCAGGGAtggcgtgtgtgtgtgtgacgcgagagggagggagggaggggagggcgcGCGTGGGCGAGAGCCGGTGGCCTCGTGGGCCCGCGCTGTCGGCGAGAGTGCGGAGCGCGCGAAGGGCCGCCGCGAAACATCTGGCGATGGCGCACGCCGGCGCCGCACGGGCGCGAATGGAGGGagagaagagggggagggagggtgTGAATGTGTAGTGTGATGATGAGGCGAAGAGAGCAGTAAATGTGATAGGCTGATGGCACTGGCACTGCTTCGTTGACATTCTCGTGTCTCAAATGCACGCAAACTACTGGGCTCGCCCGGCCCACAGAAACAGGCGTGTTTGCTTCGAAAATATCTACTGCTACAACTTGCTGTCCAACAGAGTTGTTTGGTTACTGGACAGCGCACTCCCTTTCCCGCTGTAATTTTCCGTCCCCGCCTCTCTCTCCCTCGTGTGGTAAAATAAGCTGCTGGCCCGGCCGCAAGCGGGGCCCACCGGCGGGTTGGTTGGAGCTCGCatcgcacgcacgcacgcccgCTGCACGCATGGTTCGTGCCCGGTTGCCCATGCCCGAGCGCAAGACACAGCACAACGTGGTCGATTGGGTCGGAGTTACCGCTGTGGCTGCTTGATCTGCGCAAACCAGAGTCTTGCTCGTTTCGACTTGCAATCAGTCTCGCTAGTCATTACTGTGCTTACTGTGCTTGCCCCTGGGTGTATATTCGCACAGCTTTCTAAAAGTCATTGTGCAATTGAAGATGCACCTAAGGATTGGTTGAAAAATAAAACCTAGACTATGATCCTGGTTCCTTCAGTTcatgactaaactttagtcccaccTCTATTTGGTTCTATGGACTAAAATAGACTAAAGTTCGTAAATGTTGTTAAATAAAGACTCTTTTACTCTTCTTCCCTACCCTCCTGATACCCCTGCGCCTACTACCGCTGGAACTCCAACTACCGCTGGTTGCAGCTTTTGCCCATTGTCCGCCGCCCCTAATCTCCATCTCCGATGCTGGTGGAGCATCGCCCGGGCATGCCCAACCTATCCTGCCACATGCGAACTCCCACGCGATGCAGGCAAGATCCTTTGTGCGCCAGTGAGTAGCAGAGCGAGTGGAGGATTGGCCCGAATGGAGGATTCGGTCGCAAGGTGAGCTCAAGGGGCGGCGTCGCGTTGATTTGGATGCTGGGAGGCTcaacggggcggcggcgcgtcgatTTGACCGTCGGAGGACCCCGAGGGGGTGGCGGCAGTCCTTCTTGTCACCTTTCCCCATGGCGGGCGAGCACCGCTGCACGTTGAAGCTCCACCGGCCTAGCTGCGGGGCAAGCGAGCTCCTACGGTGCAGCCACGGTGcggccgagcgccgccgcgtagGTAAGAGGAAGGAACAGCGGTGGGCCCGCATAGGTAGGCAGTAGCGAGGGAGGGGAGCAGCGGTGGGTAGGCGCGAGCGGAGGAGCGACGGCACGGGGAGGCGAGCGGGagggcgggcgacggcggcgggcgggagggaggccgggTGGGAGGGAGGGCAGTAAATGAGAGGTAGGGGTGTCCCCAACATCCTTTAGTCCAGTTTTGTGGATTAGAGGACTAAAGGCTTTACTCCAAAATTTAGTCCACTTGTTTGGGTGTTTAGGGACTAAAAAGTACATATTTTAGTCTAAAagactttagtccatggaaccaaacaccccctatgaTGATGGCTCCTCCCTCGCAAGTCGCGAACAAGTGTTTATTATTTTAAAGACGTGGATTGAAACAATCTGAATAAGTCAAATATTTCATCCAAGCTcttaataataataatagttaagtctattttattttctagaATAAAGAATTATTAATTGGAGTTAAAAATGGTTTATTGGGCCCTCGTGGAACCCGAGCCCAAACAAGATGCGTCCACGCCAGCCAGCAGCCCGGCAAAGTGTGGAGAGCTACTGCAACAGAGTCTGCCCGGAAATCGTCCGGACGAGCCCGGAGCTCTTCTGGATCCGATCGACGACGTTCGCGAAACGTCAAACGTGGGCTAAAATGGATCGTTAAAGTAAACCAGCGCTGGCCCAGGCCCAACCGACCAAGCAGCAGAGCACAAGATAAATCGGAGCGttgctctctctcaaaaaaaaaaaaaaaagataaatcggAGCGGTTCGGCCTCGTTCTTGTCCGCGCCGCGATTTCGTTGCCGCCAAGCAAATAAAATCTCCCAATCCGTCCTTCTTCCCCCACCCAGGACATCCCGCTATCCTCATCCCGTCGATCCAACCCAGAGGAAATCCAGAtggatcgccgccgtcctgcagCTGCCGGCTTCGTCTCCCCCGACCCCGATGTCCACCAGCTCCCGCGCCCTTCACCGGCCACGGAGACCGCCGGATCTGCCACTTCTTCACCCCGCtgcgccacgccggcggcggaaCGCGTCGtcccccgagcgccgccgcggcagggGCGTCGACCCGCAAGAGGAGTCACGTCGAGGCCTTCGGCAGCACCGAGGAGTACGAGGAGACCTGCAGCCTCGGCGAGGGCGGCTTCGGCGCCGTCGCCAAGGTGCGCCACCGCGTCACCGGCGAGACCGTCGCCATCAAGCGCCTCACCGATCCCGAAGACGAATTCTGCCGCGAGGAGCTGCTGCGGGAGGCGCGCTTCCACGAGGCCTGCGGCGCCCACCCGTTCATCGTCGGCTTCCACGGCGTCGTGCGCGACCCGGCCACCgcggagctccgcctcgtcaTGGAGTGCGTCGGCGGGCCAAGCATCCACGGATTCCTGCGCGACCAGGGGAGCCGCGGCCGCCTGCCGCTCCCGGAGGCCACGGTGCGCGCCGTCATGTGGCAGCTGCTGACGGGCGCCAAGGCGATGCACGAGAAGCACATCTTCCACCGCGACATCAAGCCGGAGAACCTCCTCATCAGCGACGACGGCAGGACCGTCAAGATCTGCGACTTTGGGATGGCCATATCCCTGTCCGAGGCGCCGCCGTACGAGCCGGACGCCGGCACGCTCTGGTACATGGCGCCCGAGTTGCTGCTGGAGAAGGAAGACTACAACGCGCTCGTCGACACCTGGGCTTTGGGCTGCGTCATGGCCGAGCTCATCAACGGGAAGATGCTGATCGACGAGGGCCGCGACGAGGATGGGCAGCTCCGCGAGATCTTCGAGGTGCTCGGCTACCCAGACGACAGGACGTGGCCGTGGTTCTCGTCCACGCCGTTCGCCATCGAATTGCTGCCGGAGCTGGATGTGCACCATCGGAACCACTTGCGCGAGATGTTCCCTGAGGCAGTGCTGTCCCAGCAAGGATTCGAGGTCCTGAGCGGCCTTCTCACCTGCAACCCCGACGAGCggctcacggcggcggccgcgctcaAACACCCATGGTTTGCCAAGGTCGACGCGCTGGAACTGCCGAGGAAAGAAGAGGTGTCATCGGCGTTGCCCAAGAAGGAGATGCTCGTGGTTCCTTGTGCGTGACTTATTTTGAGAGCGTCCGTAGTTTGAGTGTTTGAAGTTTGACTACTTTGACAGTGTCCGTAATCTGGTTGTTGTATGAATTAATGTAAAGACCTGTCTACAGTTCCGAACAGGCCGTGTAAATGTTTCTTTGGTAGTGTTGCGATTGTTGTGATGTGAAACTACATTATTGAATCCATTTGTGAAATGAATTTTGCTAGAGCAGAATCGAAGCAGCATGTACATGCTGCTGGTCTCTTTGTACATCTAGACATCTAGTAATTCCAGATCCATTGATGGCGGTGTCTGCTGGCAAGCAAATGTGGCCACACGAACAATTTCTTCTCCCTTCTGGCCTGTCCTATCTGAGGTGCATTTGCTGATCTGCCCCTTCACTAATTTGAACATGCCACTGCTTTCTATGTTGTGCAGGCGTGGCATTATAGCCATCTCATGGGGCTAGCTTGCCGTTGCTTTCCGATAATATCCAACACCTTATTTGGAGCGATCTGCCCCTTCACTAATCCGAACATGCTTAGCGTTTTCCAAAGCTCAATAGCAGATATCCTCTAATGCTCTGATGAGCGTCTAATAGGTTGTGCTGTATGCTACATGTTCTTTTGCTTTCGTTTGGGAAAAGCTAAACGTTGGTCGAGTGATTTGGAACGAGCTAGCGCTCGATTTTCGGTCCATCCAATCGGCCCAAGCGACGTAAAGCTTTTCCCTGTGTTCCACCGTTTGATCATGCTAGAGTTTTATTTTGTCTGGTATGTGGGATCCGCTATCAGCTGCCATGACTCTCTCCCTATCCATTTGTCTTCTCCGCCGAGCATTGGGGAGAACTCCAGGTGAGGCAATTTCTAGATTTTACAGCAATTTCGGTGATTCGCACCGACTGAACCCGTTTGAGCTTTGAACTGTCTCCGCTGGCTTAGTATCCTTTGTGATTCTTTTCTTACCTGATTTGTGTGGATTTCGTGGTGTTTTGGGAAGTTCGCAGCTTTTAATTTTTGACTGCTTCTAATGTAGTTAGTTGGGTTtatgcataaaagaaattttgcTGGATTGGTCGACCTCATTGAGTCTGATTGGTTTGTAGTTGTATTTGTGTGGCTAGGTTTTTGGATTCGATTTGTAGGTGACGTTGTTTCTGATATTTTTTTCCCGCTGTCCCCTTTGGATTTAGTGGATATTTTAGTTGATCTGCGACTCTCTAGCTCTAAAATTGTTGCAGATTTTCGAAGGGAACAACCTACGGTCTAGTTGACATTTGTGATTAGGCAATTCAATTATATTTTGATTTGGGATAGGGTTAGAATGTTTTGTAGGTGATTTGGGACTGATGAAATGGTGATTGTCATGTCTCCATCCTCGAAGGTCAATTAGGTCAATCTAATTATTTGGGTTATCTGCATCTAAGCCAGTTCGCCAAAGGGATGCTgggtgtgttgacgcaaaaatcggACGGTGACCTTCACGTACTAACACATGAAAGGTCTGGGAGATTTGCTTCACTCCGGTGCAGGTCCTGTAGATCCGCGCGCGTGATATACGTGGGCGTgtcagtcagtttgaccattcaactgacaaggtgagGATAGTCCTTTTGAAGTTTGAGTCGACTGGCCGATCAGGCTGATGTGATTTTGGCACAAACAGTGATGATAGCGTAGAAAAATAAAGCATGATGAATAAATTATCGGctatgaagccgattccagtatcCTGATGAGCTTGAGTGACTCATCGGCTATCCAAGCCGATTTGATAATGGGGCATAAAAGCTATCAGCTAGAAAGCCAATAGGAAACATAGCATGACATGCTGACAATCAACTATATCCTTTCATATTATCCTTAACAGTGGGGTTCGATCGGGTCGGTGGCAGCCATAATAAGGAACCTTCAAAGTAAACAGATCTATCTATACTTCAACAGAACCATGGAAGCATGCCACGGGCATTAAAGCGCATGCGATCGGTTGAACAACTGATGCAGGCTATCGACTAGAAAGTCGATAGGGAGCGGAGCACCGTTGAGCTCTCTGCTAGCTGGAACCATAAGCCGATGAGAtttaaactaacatcaccaggTGAAACCACAGCAATGCGCCCGGGAGTTacagcctagaaacactcagcaggacgTCAATCTAAATGATCGGCTGCTGATGAATCTAATCACAATAGAACTTAATTCCAGCAGCACTTGAGGGTAGCCAAGATTAGGATGCAACAGGATATTAAGcgatctatcgtctatgatgaTACGGTCCAAAGCTAATTAAAGCGAAATAGATGGCAAGATGATAgattaaataaatatattagccgatgcaagcttaatcaaggcagcATAATTGTGATTCTACCATATCTAGCAAGAGATCAAACGATGCAGCCTTACGAGATGTGATGGGAATCGATAACCGGTGAATACcttagatcgagacagaagcgatgcgccgtaagtcaaagatctaAGAtattcgataactggtagatgaaactacacgaaaccacagcgatgcgcccggtagttaaAGTCTAGAATACCTGGTGACAGAACTTGTAGCTTGCCGGAGATcaaagtcgatgcagccccgctTGCTAGAAAAAACTCACCGAAAaaactacattactcctacaCCTAATGCGATGGCGTGAGGCCGAAAAGATAGATGTGTTATATTGATTGTGTGATGTCTGTTACAATGACCCTGAGTACATATCTATATCCCGAAGTAATGACTCCTAGCATGAGTCGTACAAGACTTGCCTAATACAAAATGTCTAAACAAAAGGAAATACTATATATCTGTAATTTCCCTTATGCAGAGTCCTGGCCAATAAAGCTTCCTTTGACCTATACGCGAAGAGACCAATCTGCATGCATAATAATCCGGACTCCTTGCTCGTAGAGTAGACCAACAGCCATGCCATAATCCTTCTTTCTCTGTTCCAACCACTCCAGCACCAATCTTTCTTTAATCACCTTGCAAGCAATCTATGGTCATTTTCCAACGTACGCACGCATGCAGCACCCATCTCCATGTACATCCATGCAACTCCGTGTATCGTTGCTTGCAAAACCATCGGCTCGTTTCCTTGCTGATCTCGTGGCTCCTGTAGACACACGCCAGTAGCCGATCGTCTCCTCTTCCGATCATCCGGATTTCCTGGTCAAAATTTGATGTCAACAACTAGATAGGTTGAATAGTTTTTTTATTCTAACTTTTGCGAGGATTATCAGCTTCGGAGTACTCTATTTCATACTTACAGATCATGCTTGCTTTTGTGTATATATTTAAGTTGAGCATTCTTGCCTGTCAttctaattatattttttcagTTGCCTACACTAATATATATTTATCTTGTAGTTCCTTTTTTTGATGTATTAATATTTTCCTCTAATTTTTTATTCTGTATTGATAAAATAATTTTTAGGACTGGTATGTTGCATAATTGATTCCACATTATAGGTGCTTCCTGAATTTGAGGTTGTGTTCTCCATGAATTGCTTTTGGTGATCCTCGTTGCTGCCATaattctaatatttttatttacatATACAAGTTGTTGATGTTAGTATTAGTAACTTCATTTATTTACAATAATAAATTTTGTTAAATTGCTTCATTAATAAATTTTCTCAGTTTCTCAACTTTCATGAGGGCCAAGAGATCAAAGCTGCAAGTTTCTATCTTCAAGCTCAGATgtatcatcaattcatcatcatAGTTGTCCAGTAACGGCTCTTGGAAAATGAAATTTAAGTTTATCCCATCTGCTTCAATCCAAACTGCTATAGTCTTATTTTTTGTAACCTCAAACTCTAAAGTTGAGTAGCCATTTGATTCTCATTGTTCATTTGTGTGTCCTAGGCTATATGTGTCTACCTACATAATTCATTTTGAAGCCAACTTAGTTAATTTACTTTTTAAATTTATCAATAGTTAATTGCTTTTATATATAAGTTCTATTTACCTCTTCCATCTGCATTGCGTCACCTATCTGTCATTATCTTTGCGCATCATGGTTTGTTGTTTCAATTAATTTGGTTGCATCTGATGGGATTCATGTTAGGAACCCAAGATTTTTTTTACTGACCATAGAAAATACATGTAATCTTTACTTTTGTTCCTTGTCCTTTGTATCTTTCGGGTTTTAAAACGTCGAAGGCTAATTTGGAATTTGACTAACCATATAAAATATCTGCAACATTTTACATTTGTTCCTTATCATTTGTATCTTTCGGGTTTCAAAACGTTGAAGTCTCGTTTCCTTTCTATTCTGTTAACTGTAATTGTGGATTTGCATATGTTAATCATCTGTTATCTGTACATCTTCACTAGAGGCGCTATTATTTTTTGCAAATTACATATATTAATTAGCTAACCATGAGACTTTGCCTCTAATGAGTTTAGGTCAGCGGCATAAAGAATTTGTTGTTTTGATGGATGATATTTGTTGTTTTGACTGACGATTGAAGACATTTgttatttttatagtatatttaCTTCTATTGTAAATGCGTTCCCTTTCATTGAACTGTACCTATATTGGCAACGAAGAATGCCCTTAAAAATGTCTTGTTCTAGCTTGGTCGCCTTCCGATGAAACCACAATCGATTTATGTCTACTGTCCAATATTGTTTTGCATTATTCTTCCTGA is a genomic window containing:
- the LOC117835237 gene encoding putative cyclin-dependent kinase F-2; protein product: GAVRPRSCPRRDFVAAKQIKSPNPSFFPHPGHPAILIPSIQPRGNPDGSPPSCSCRLRLPRPRCPPAPAPFTGHGDRRICHFFTPLRHAGGGTRRPPSAAAAGASTRKRSHVEAFGSTEEYEETCSLGEGGFGAVAKVRHRVTGETVAIKRLTDPEDEFCREELLREARFHEACGAHPFIVGFHGVVRDPATAELRLVMECVGGPSIHGFLRDQGSRGRLPLPEATVRAVMWQLLTGAKAMHEKHIFHRDIKPENLLISDDGRTVKICDFGMAISLSEAPPYEPDAGTLWYMAPELLLEKEDYNALVDTWALGCVMAELINGKMLIDEGRDEDGQLREIFEVLGYPDDRTWPWFSSTPFAIELLPELDVHHRNHLREMFPEAVLSQQGFEVLSGLLTCNPDERLTAAAALKHPWFAKVDALELPRKEEVSSALPKKEMLVVPCA